Proteins from a genomic interval of Nocardia sp. BMG51109:
- a CDS encoding amino acid ABC transporter ATP-binding protein, whose amino-acid sequence MIRAERVWKNFGALRVLRGISLEVARGEVMCLVGPSGSGKSTFLRCINHLEQVNAGRLYVDGDLVGYREKGDKLYELNPREAARQRRDIGMVFQHFNLFPHRTALENIIEAPTQVKRLRKADAVTRAEELLQRVGLAEKADAYPAQLSGGQQQRVAIARALAMDPKLMLFDEPTSALDPELVGEVLAVMRELAASGMTMVVVTHEMGFAREVADQLVFMDEGVVVESGDPRAVLAEPEHERTKAFLSRIL is encoded by the coding sequence ATGATCCGGGCCGAGCGGGTCTGGAAGAACTTCGGTGCGCTGCGGGTGCTGCGGGGCATCTCGCTGGAGGTCGCGCGCGGGGAGGTGATGTGTCTGGTCGGGCCGTCCGGCTCGGGCAAGTCGACGTTCCTGCGCTGTATCAACCACCTGGAACAGGTCAATGCCGGGCGGCTGTACGTCGACGGCGATCTGGTCGGCTACCGCGAGAAGGGCGATAAGCTCTACGAGCTCAACCCGCGCGAGGCCGCCCGCCAGCGCCGCGATATCGGCATGGTGTTCCAGCATTTCAACCTGTTCCCGCACCGCACCGCGCTGGAGAACATCATCGAGGCGCCCACCCAGGTGAAGCGGCTGCGCAAGGCGGATGCGGTCACCCGGGCCGAGGAACTGCTGCAGCGAGTCGGCCTGGCGGAGAAGGCCGATGCCTACCCGGCGCAGCTGTCGGGCGGGCAGCAGCAGCGCGTCGCGATCGCCCGCGCGCTGGCGATGGATCCGAAGCTGATGCTGTTCGACGAGCCCACCTCGGCGCTGGATCCGGAGCTGGTCGGCGAGGTGCTCGCGGTCATGCGCGAGCTCGCCGCCTCCGGCATGACCATGGTCGTGGTGACCCACGAGATGGGTTTCGCCCGCGAGGTGGCCGACCAGCTGGTGTTCATGGACGAGGGGGTGGTCGTGGAGTCCGGCGATCCGCGTGCGGTGCTGGCCGAGCCGGAGCACGAGCGCACCAAGGCGTTCCTGTCGCGGATCCTGTAG